In a genomic window of bacterium:
- the gltX gene encoding glutamate--tRNA ligase encodes MSETVRVRFAPSPTGSLHLGNVRTALYNWLYARHTQGVFILRVEDTDKERSSEAHCEELMEIMTWLGLKWDEGPRVGGPYAPYKQSERTSIYEEHLQRLKDKGMVYSCYCTEEELELERKRQLGRGHMPKYGGKCKKLTAEERKKLDAEGKPSVLRFIVPPGEILVQDEVRGEVRFPDDQIGDFVLTRSDKSPTYNFTVVVDDALMKVTHVVRGEDHLSNTPKQILLYQALGYVPPKFAHLSIIKGPDGQKLSKRHGETSVESYKAKGYRPDAFLNYLALLGWAPKSGEILTLDQMAAEFDLTHVGKSGAIFDQQKLHWMGQQYLNHVPLDDLTRSLLPYLTDAQYITRDQARTKFDWLKGVVDTVRKGLGCLSDIVKETFFFFSDELSYSHEQTEEMKAQKPLLEAYHQAFAAISDFNGDNFGKAVKEVGAKSGVKGKALYHPLRLALTGREDGPELVKIGPLLGKDEVLKRLRVWTGEKVG; translated from the coding sequence ATGTCCGAGACCGTCCGAGTGAGATTCGCGCCGAGCCCGACCGGGTCGCTCCACCTGGGGAACGTCCGCACGGCCCTTTATAACTGGCTTTATGCCCGCCATACCCAAGGGGTTTTCATCCTGCGGGTAGAGGATACGGACAAGGAGCGCTCTTCCGAGGCCCATTGTGAGGAGTTGATGGAGATCATGACCTGGCTGGGCCTCAAGTGGGACGAAGGCCCGAGGGTCGGGGGCCCTTACGCGCCCTACAAGCAGTCCGAGCGGACCTCCATTTATGAGGAACATCTCCAACGCCTGAAGGACAAGGGGATGGTCTATTCCTGCTATTGCACCGAGGAAGAGTTGGAATTGGAGCGGAAGCGCCAATTAGGCCGGGGCCATATGCCCAAATACGGGGGTAAGTGCAAGAAGCTGACCGCCGAGGAACGCAAGAAACTCGACGCCGAGGGGAAGCCCTCGGTCCTCCGCTTCATAGTGCCGCCGGGCGAGATCCTGGTCCAGGACGAGGTCCGGGGGGAAGTGCGGTTCCCGGACGACCAGATCGGGGATTTCGTGCTGACCCGCTCCGACAAGAGCCCCACCTACAATTTCACCGTGGTGGTGGACGACGCCTTGATGAAGGTCACCCATGTGGTCCGTGGGGAGGACCATCTCTCGAACACCCCCAAACAGATCCTCCTTTACCAAGCCCTCGGATACGTCCCGCCGAAGTTCGCCCATCTTTCCATCATCAAGGGGCCGGACGGCCAGAAACTCTCCAAACGCCACGGGGAGACCAGCGTGGAAAGTTATAAGGCCAAGGGTTACCGCCCGGATGCCTTCCTCAATTACCTGGCCCTGTTGGGATGGGCGCCCAAGAGCGGGGAGATCCTGACCTTGGACCAGATGGCGGCGGAATTCGACCTGACCCATGTGGGAAAGAGCGGGGCCATTTTCGACCAACAGAAACTCCACTGGATGGGACAGCAGTACTTGAACCATGTCCCCCTGGACGACCTCACCCGCAGTCTCCTCCCTTACCTGACCGATGCCCAATACATCACGCGTGACCAGGCCCGCACCAAATTCGATTGGTTGAAGGGTGTGGTGGACACCGTCCGGAAGGGACTGGGGTGCCTTTCGGATATCGTGAAAGAGACCTTCTTTTTCTTTTCCGATGAGTTGAGCTATAGCCATGAGCAGACCGAGGAGATGAAGGCCCAGAAGCCGTTGTTGGAGGCCTATCATCAGGCCTTTGCCGCCATCTCGGATTTCAACGGGGACAACTTCGGCAAGGCGGTCAAGGAAGTGGGGGCCAAGTCGGGCGTGAAGGGGAAGGCCCTTTACCATCCCCTGCGGCTGGCTTTGACCGGCCGAGAGGATGGGCCTGAATTGGTGAAGATCGGACCTTTGTTGGGTAAGGATGAGGTCTTAAAGAGGCTTCGTGTATGGACCGGCGAAAAGGTTGGGTGA